The Mesorhizobium sp. NBSH29 genome has a segment encoding these proteins:
- a CDS encoding fasciclin domain-containing protein, with the protein MRKFTTALLAGAVAFSALASVAYAENPMVGGAAMFADKNIVENAVNSKDHTTLVAAVKAAGLVETLQGEGPFTVLAPTNAAFDALPAGTVDTLLKPENKDQLTKVLTCHVIGAKAMSDAITKMVTDDGGMHEAKTVGGCVLKLKSDGGKVTVTDENGNVANVTIADVEQSNGVIHVIDKVLLPKS; encoded by the coding sequence ATGCGTAAATTCACCACCGCTCTTCTCGCCGGCGCTGTCGCGTTTTCCGCCCTCGCTTCGGTTGCTTACGCCGAAAATCCAATGGTCGGCGGCGCTGCCATGTTTGCCGACAAGAACATTGTCGAGAACGCTGTAAACTCGAAGGATCATACGACGCTGGTCGCTGCCGTAAAGGCTGCCGGCCTGGTCGAAACGCTGCAGGGCGAAGGCCCATTCACCGTTCTCGCGCCAACTAACGCTGCATTCGATGCGCTGCCAGCCGGCACAGTCGATACCCTTTTGAAGCCTGAGAACAAGGATCAGCTGACCAAGGTACTCACCTGCCACGTCATTGGCGCAAAGGCGATGTCGGATGCGATCACCAAGATGGTCACCGATGATGGTGGCATGCATGAAGCCAAGACCGTTGGTGGTTGCGTCCTAAAGCTGAAGTCGGATGGCGGCAAGGTCACAGTTACCGATGAAAACGGCAATGTGGCTAATGTCACTATTGCCGATGTCGAACAGTCGAATGGCGTCATCCACGTCATCGACAAGGTCCTTTTGCCGAAGTCATAA
- the rnpA gene encoding ribonuclease P protein component, whose translation MPVTGKSAHHTPPRTLRKRAEFLAVRRGEKRRGRLFLLEVLERADGLPARAGFTVTKKSGNAVQRNRIRRRLKEALRCHAAGDMAEGSDYVIVGRTDILAAPFEALASELSRRIRGSR comes from the coding sequence TTGCCGGTGACCGGCAAGAGCGCACACCACACCCCGCCGCGCACGCTGCGCAAGCGGGCAGAGTTTTTGGCTGTCCGGCGCGGTGAAAAGCGCCGTGGGCGGCTTTTTCTGCTTGAGGTGCTGGAACGCGCTGACGGACTGCCGGCGCGCGCCGGTTTCACCGTCACCAAAAAATCCGGCAATGCGGTACAGCGCAACCGCATTCGTCGTCGCCTCAAGGAGGCACTTCGCTGTCATGCCGCAGGTGACATGGCGGAAGGCAGCGATTATGTCATCGTCGGGCGGACAGACATCCTTGCCGCTCCGTTTGAGGCGCTGGCCTCCGAACTCTCTCGTCGCATACGCGGATCGCGTTAG
- the yihA gene encoding ribosome biogenesis GTP-binding protein YihA/YsxC produces the protein MTDISAIHAALFLNTWTFIRGVPAMKFLPPEGPPEIAFAGRSNVGKSSLINALVGQKGLARTSNTPGRTQELNYFVPDGYSGDADDMPPMALVDMPGYGYATAPKEKVDEWTKLVFDYLKGRVTLKRVYVLIDSRHGLKKNDEEVLGLLDKAAVSYQIVLTKTDKIKEAGVPRLIEETLEKIRRRAAAFPFVIATSSEKGEGMDELRDAIALAARGG, from the coding sequence TTGACCGATATTTCCGCCATTCACGCCGCCCTTTTTCTCAATACGTGGACCTTTATCCGCGGCGTTCCGGCCATGAAATTCCTGCCGCCCGAAGGCCCACCGGAAATCGCCTTTGCCGGCCGCTCCAACGTCGGAAAATCGTCGCTGATCAATGCTCTGGTCGGCCAGAAGGGTCTGGCGCGAACATCCAACACACCGGGCCGTACGCAGGAGCTCAACTATTTTGTGCCGGATGGTTATTCCGGCGACGCCGACGACATGCCGCCCATGGCGCTGGTCGATATGCCCGGCTACGGCTACGCCACCGCGCCCAAGGAAAAGGTCGATGAGTGGACCAAACTTGTGTTCGACTACCTGAAAGGCCGCGTGACGCTGAAACGCGTCTATGTTCTGATTGATTCCCGCCATGGCCTGAAGAAGAATGACGAGGAGGTGCTTGGTCTGCTGGATAAAGCGGCGGTGTCCTACCAGATCGTTTTGACCAAGACCGACAAGATCAAGGAAGCTGGCGTGCCGCGCTTGATTGAAGAGACACTTGAGAAAATCCGCAGGCGCGCCGCAGCTTTCCCATTTGTTATCGCGACTTCTTCTGAAAAAGGCGAGGGTATGGATGAACTGCGCGACGCCATCGCATTGGCCGCTCGCGGCGGCTGA
- a CDS encoding dihydrolipoyl dehydrogenase family protein: MPTAQKTLTPDICIIGAGSGGLSVAAAAASFGVPVVLIEKGKMGGDCLNYGCVPSKALLAAAKRAHQMRHGSAFGIADVEPDVDFANVNRHVHQVIAAIAPNDSVARFTALGVHVIQAEARFTDSRTVVAGDVIIRARRFVIATGSAPAVPPIQGLDNVDYLTNETLFDLTRLPRHLIIIGGGPIGLEMAQAHRRLGSEVTVLERSTALAKDDPELAAIVVTSLRAEGVVIREGTEVSRVEKRGKTGLRVFCKGSDEPVDGTHLLVATGRSANIEGLDLDKAGIAFDKKGLQVTDKLRTSNSRVYAVGDCAGSLQFTHVASYHASLVMRPLLFRLPAKENRTIIPWVTYTDPELAHVGLGEEAARKEHGTIRVLRWPLGENDRAQTERQTEGHIKLIASKRGKILGASIVGAHAGEMIHMWALAISKGMSLRDISAYVPPYPTVSEIGKRAAITYFAPSARNIWVRRVVRWLRAFG; this comes from the coding sequence ATGCCAACCGCGCAGAAAACGCTCACCCCCGATATTTGTATCATCGGCGCCGGCTCCGGCGGGCTGTCGGTCGCGGCTGCCGCCGCATCGTTTGGCGTGCCGGTGGTATTGATCGAAAAGGGCAAGATGGGTGGCGACTGCCTGAATTATGGCTGCGTGCCCTCCAAGGCGCTTTTGGCTGCAGCCAAGCGTGCGCACCAGATGCGCCATGGGTCGGCCTTCGGCATTGCCGATGTGGAACCCGACGTCGATTTCGCCAACGTGAATCGACATGTGCATCAGGTTATTGCTGCGATTGCGCCCAATGATTCCGTCGCTCGCTTTACCGCGCTTGGCGTCCATGTGATCCAGGCCGAGGCACGCTTTACCGACAGCCGCACCGTGGTGGCCGGCGATGTGATCATCCGTGCTCGCCGCTTTGTCATCGCCACAGGTTCGGCGCCGGCGGTGCCACCCATCCAGGGGCTCGACAACGTCGACTACCTGACCAATGAGACATTGTTTGACCTGACACGCCTGCCGCGCCATCTCATCATCATTGGCGGCGGGCCTATCGGGCTGGAGATGGCACAAGCGCACCGGCGGCTTGGTTCCGAGGTAACGGTGCTGGAGCGTAGCACCGCCCTTGCCAAGGACGATCCCGAGCTTGCCGCCATCGTGGTCACCAGTTTGCGCGCCGAGGGCGTGGTGATCCGGGAGGGCACCGAGGTCAGCCGCGTGGAGAAGCGTGGCAAGACCGGTCTGCGGGTTTTTTGCAAGGGTAGCGACGAACCCGTGGATGGCACGCACCTGCTCGTTGCCACCGGACGCAGCGCCAATATTGAGGGGCTCGACCTCGACAAGGCCGGCATCGCCTTCGACAAGAAGGGCCTGCAGGTGACGGACAAGCTGCGCACCTCCAATTCTCGTGTCTATGCCGTAGGGGATTGCGCCGGTTCCCTGCAATTCACCCATGTCGCGAGCTACCATGCTTCGCTGGTCATGCGGCCATTGCTTTTTCGGCTTCCGGCGAAGGAAAATCGCACCATCATTCCGTGGGTCACCTACACCGATCCAGAGCTTGCCCATGTGGGGCTTGGCGAAGAGGCCGCACGGAAAGAACACGGCACCATTCGTGTGCTGCGCTGGCCGCTTGGCGAGAATGACCGGGCGCAGACCGAGCGCCAGACTGAGGGCCATATCAAGCTGATCGCCTCCAAACGCGGAAAGATCCTCGGTGCCTCAATCGTTGGTGCGCATGCCGGCGAAATGATCCATATGTGGGCGCTGGCAATCTCCAAGGGGATGAGCCTGAGGGACATTTCGGCGTATGTGCCGCCCTACCCTACAGTGAGCGAGATTGGAAAACGCGCCGCAATCACCTATTTTGCACCTAGTGCCCGCAATATATGGGTACGACGGGTGGTGCGCTGGCTGCGCGCCTTCGGCTAA
- a CDS encoding TVP38/TMEM64 family protein: MARRVLPTDQSTPTGNLWRIAPLFVVAAMLAFGYAMGWQRYLSLEYLAESQEMLRGYVAARPVLAPLGFIALYAVAVAASFPAASVLTVSAGFLFGWALGGAVAVIGATIGATLLFLAARTAFGGFLRRRLGGFSAKLADGFEKDAFSFLLVLRLAPFIPFFIANIAPALFNVRLSTFTLATAIGIIPGAVAYAFLGEGLGSVLAAAEGAGRDVGIKDLVTPEITIAFAALALVALIAAIVKKRWKGTGSA, from the coding sequence TTGGCCCGGCGCGTTTTGCCCACCGATCAATCTACCCCCACTGGTAACCTGTGGCGCATTGCGCCGCTGTTCGTGGTGGCGGCGATGCTGGCCTTTGGCTACGCCATGGGCTGGCAGCGTTATCTCAGCCTTGAATATCTCGCCGAGAGCCAGGAAATGTTGCGCGGCTATGTCGCCGCCAGGCCCGTACTGGCGCCGCTTGGCTTTATCGCGCTTTATGCGGTGGCGGTCGCAGCTTCTTTCCCCGCAGCCTCGGTGCTGACGGTTTCTGCAGGCTTCCTGTTTGGCTGGGCGCTTGGCGGTGCAGTTGCTGTGATCGGTGCCACGATCGGTGCGACGCTGCTGTTTCTGGCCGCGCGCACCGCTTTTGGCGGATTTCTGCGACGCAGGCTCGGTGGCTTCTCGGCAAAACTGGCTGATGGATTTGAAAAGGATGCCTTCTCCTTTTTGCTGGTGTTGAGGCTGGCGCCGTTCATTCCCTTTTTCATCGCAAACATCGCCCCGGCGCTTTTCAACGTGCGGCTCTCGACCTTCACGCTCGCCACCGCAATCGGAATCATTCCCGGTGCTGTAGCGTATGCTTTTCTCGGCGAGGGGCTGGGCAGCGTGTTGGCCGCAGCTGAAGGCGCCGGTCGAGATGTCGGCATCAAGGATCTCGTCACGCCCGAAATTACCATCGCTTTCGCCGCGCTGGCACTGGTGGCGCTGATCGCGGCCATCGTGAAGAAGCGCTGGAAGGGCACCGGCTCGGCCTGA
- the rpmH gene encoding 50S ribosomal protein L34, whose amino-acid sequence MKRTYQPSKLVRKRRHGFRARMATKGGRGVVAARRNRGRKRLSA is encoded by the coding sequence ATGAAGCGCACCTATCAACCCTCGAAGCTCGTCCGCAAGCGCCGGCATGGCTTCCGTGCACGGATGGCCACCAAGGGCGGCCGCGGCGTCGTTGCTGCACGCCGCAACCGTGGCCGCAAGCGTCTCTCCGCCTGA
- a CDS encoding anti-sigma factor has product MSAADHGNGPEHEGDQMMAAEYVLGVLSLSDRTIASLRADTEPAFARLVDQWETHFSPIAGGYDPIDPPLSVKQKIDRRLFGTAGSAASEGHNWWNSLTLWRAMTGGALTALVLLIAVPYLTRPAEYRLVASLAAETSDVRYLAVFDGGRGEVGLSHISGERETGQDFELWVIEPDKSPVSMGVVPGGATVRIELSDELRRMLAAGATLAITLEPDGGSPSGKPTGPVVAAGNLLDI; this is encoded by the coding sequence ATGAGCGCCGCAGACCATGGGAATGGACCAGAGCATGAGGGTGACCAGATGATGGCCGCCGAGTACGTGCTCGGCGTTCTGTCTTTAAGTGACCGCACGATAGCCAGTCTGCGCGCCGACACCGAGCCGGCTTTTGCGCGCTTGGTTGACCAATGGGAAACGCACTTCTCACCAATAGCGGGCGGATATGATCCGATCGATCCGCCGCTATCTGTCAAGCAGAAGATTGACCGGCGGCTCTTCGGCACTGCCGGCAGTGCGGCATCGGAAGGCCACAACTGGTGGAATAGCCTTACGCTTTGGCGCGCTATGACTGGTGGTGCTTTGACCGCATTGGTGCTGCTCATCGCGGTGCCGTACCTTACACGCCCTGCCGAATATCGTCTTGTCGCATCATTGGCTGCGGAGACTAGCGATGTTCGATACCTCGCGGTGTTTGACGGAGGGCGCGGCGAAGTAGGTCTCTCGCATATTTCCGGAGAACGCGAGACCGGCCAGGATTTTGAATTGTGGGTTATCGAGCCGGATAAGAGCCCGGTTTCGATGGGTGTTGTTCCGGGTGGTGCTACTGTGCGCATCGAACTCTCTGATGAGTTGCGCCGGATGCTCGCCGCTGGTGCAACACTGGCAATCACGCTCGAACCCGACGGTGGGTCGCCCAGCGGCAAACCGACAGGCCCGGTCGTAGCAGCTGGCAATCTTCTGGATATCTGA
- the yidC gene encoding membrane protein insertase YidC produces MENNRNFLITIALSIGILTLWQVFYMNPRMEQQRQAAEIAAQRVEAQTKAATSTGEGAAIPGSALPTPLGGVPGSAAGVPGTDGVPAASREATLAQTGRVSIDTPRLAGSINLTGARIDDVRLKDYRLTVDKDSPNIELLNPAGLPNGQYAEIGFVGNEQTGTVPGPATVWTAQGNGKLTDSAPVTLTFTNEKGLTFNRTIAVDQDYMFTITDTVTNAGAAPVSLMNYGRVTRFDKPEHASTYVLHEGLIGVTGEEGLEEIKYTKIEEDKEIKPGKSKDGWLGITDKYWAVALAPTGREFQPRYAYFADGRPRYQSDYLSDAFTVSPGQPTTLETRVFAGAKEVGKIQTYETELNIRQFDLMIDWGWFYFITKPMFWLIDTLYRFLGNFGLAILATTVVVKAVFFPLANKSYASMANMKKVQPAMLEIREKYADDKMKQQQAMMELYKQEKINPLAGCWPILIQIPVFFALYKVLYVTIEMRHAPFFGWIHDLAAPDPTSLFNLFGLLPFTPPAFLPHLGVWAVIMGITMFLQMRMNPTPPDPTQAMIFNWMPLVFTFMMGSFPAGLVIYWAWNNSLSILQQGVIMKRQGAKIELWDNLIGLFKKKPTPAE; encoded by the coding sequence ATGGAAAACAACCGCAACTTCCTCATTACCATTGCTCTTTCGATAGGTATTTTGACGCTCTGGCAGGTGTTCTACATGAACCCCCGCATGGAACAGCAGCGCCAGGCAGCCGAGATTGCAGCGCAGCGTGTCGAGGCGCAGACCAAGGCGGCAACGTCGACAGGTGAGGGTGCAGCCATTCCAGGATCTGCCCTGCCTACTCCGCTGGGCGGTGTACCAGGCTCGGCGGCGGGCGTACCCGGAACCGACGGTGTTCCAGCCGCCAGCCGTGAGGCAACTTTGGCGCAGACAGGGCGTGTGAGCATCGATACGCCCCGTCTTGCCGGATCAATCAACCTGACCGGCGCCCGTATCGATGACGTGCGGCTTAAAGATTACCGCCTGACGGTCGACAAGGATTCGCCCAATATCGAGCTCCTCAACCCGGCCGGCCTGCCCAATGGCCAATATGCTGAAATTGGTTTCGTAGGCAACGAACAGACCGGCACGGTGCCCGGTCCGGCCACCGTCTGGACCGCGCAGGGCAATGGCAAGCTGACGGATTCCGCGCCCGTGACGCTGACCTTCACCAATGAAAAAGGTCTGACCTTTAACCGCACCATCGCGGTCGACCAGGACTATATGTTCACCATCACCGACACAGTGACCAATGCAGGCGCCGCGCCGGTCTCCCTGATGAACTATGGCCGCGTGACGCGCTTCGACAAGCCTGAACATGCCAGCACCTACGTGCTGCATGAAGGCCTGATCGGCGTGACCGGTGAAGAGGGTCTCGAAGAGATTAAGTACACCAAGATCGAGGAAGACAAGGAGATAAAGCCCGGCAAGTCCAAAGACGGCTGGCTTGGTATCACCGACAAATATTGGGCCGTGGCTCTGGCGCCTACCGGGCGCGAGTTCCAGCCGCGCTATGCCTATTTTGCCGATGGCCGCCCGCGCTATCAGTCGGATTATCTATCCGACGCCTTCACAGTTTCGCCGGGACAACCGACAACGCTTGAAACCCGCGTCTTTGCTGGCGCCAAGGAAGTCGGCAAGATCCAGACCTATGAGACCGAACTCAACATCCGTCAGTTCGACCTGATGATCGATTGGGGCTGGTTCTATTTCATCACCAAGCCGATGTTCTGGCTGATCGATACGCTCTATCGCTTCCTCGGCAATTTTGGTCTGGCTATCCTTGCCACCACCGTTGTCGTCAAGGCCGTATTCTTCCCGCTGGCCAACAAGTCCTACGCGTCGATGGCGAATATGAAGAAGGTTCAGCCTGCCATGTTGGAGATCCGCGAGAAATACGCGGACGACAAGATGAAGCAGCAGCAGGCAATGATGGAGCTCTATAAGCAGGAGAAGATCAATCCGCTGGCAGGCTGTTGGCCAATCCTGATACAGATCCCGGTTTTCTTCGCGCTCTACAAGGTGCTCTACGTCACCATCGAAATGCGCCATGCGCCTTTCTTTGGGTGGATCCACGACCTGGCTGCGCCAGACCCGACGTCGCTGTTTAACCTGTTCGGCCTGTTGCCATTCACGCCGCCAGCCTTCTTGCCGCATCTCGGCGTCTGGGCGGTCATCATGGGCATCACCATGTTCTTGCAGATGCGCATGAACCCGACGCCGCCAGACCCGACCCAGGCGATGATCTTCAACTGGATGCCGCTGGTGTTCACCTTCATGATGGGCTCATTTCCCGCCGGTCTGGTGATCTATTGGGCGTGGAACAACTCGCTGTCGATCCTCCAGCAGGGCGTCATCATGAAGCGCCAAGGCGCCAAGATAGAGCTGTGGGACAATCTGATCGGGCTGTTCAAGAAAAAGCCTACGCCCGCCGAATAG
- a CDS encoding CatB-related O-acetyltransferase gives MTGPNPEIKHPLPMHKRVGFLKPLVDAPNIEIGEFTYYDDPEGPDKFAERCVLHHYPFIGDRLVIGKFCAIAEGARFIMNGANHAMSGFSTYPFNIFGAGWEEGFDPKTWADEVRGDTVIGNDVWIGMDAVIMPGITIGDGAIVAAKSVVTHDVPAYAIVAGNAAKVVKTRFDAETVRRLVAIAWWNWPVDKISRNLNAIRGADLSALEQPV, from the coding sequence ATGACTGGCCCGAACCCCGAGATCAAACATCCGCTGCCGATGCACAAGCGTGTCGGCTTCCTGAAGCCGCTGGTCGATGCGCCGAATATCGAGATCGGCGAATTCACGTATTACGACGACCCCGAAGGGCCGGACAAATTTGCCGAGCGCTGCGTTTTGCACCACTATCCCTTCATCGGCGATAGGCTGGTAATCGGAAAGTTCTGCGCTATCGCCGAAGGGGCGCGCTTCATCATGAATGGTGCCAACCATGCGATGTCGGGCTTTTCGACCTATCCGTTCAATATTTTCGGCGCCGGCTGGGAAGAAGGCTTTGACCCCAAAACCTGGGCCGACGAGGTGCGTGGCGACACGGTGATTGGTAATGATGTGTGGATCGGCATGGATGCGGTGATCATGCCCGGCATCACTATAGGTGACGGCGCCATCGTGGCAGCGAAATCGGTTGTAACCCACGACGTGCCGGCCTATGCGATTGTGGCAGGCAATGCCGCAAAGGTGGTTAAGACGCGTTTTGACGCCGAAACGGTGCGCCGGCTCGTCGCCATTGCCTGGTGGAACTGGCCGGTGGACAAGATCAGCCGCAACCTTAACGCCATCCGTGGCGCAGACCTATCCGCGCTGGAGCAGCCCGTTTGA
- the msrB gene encoding peptide-methionine (R)-S-oxide reductase MsrB has product MKRRDFLFTSAAAIAALAGFAALRKTGIGMGQAQASGFEITKTEAEWRAILSEAQFAVLREEDTERPNSSPLNTEKRKGVFHCAGCDLAAYSSEVKFDSGTGWPSFWQSLPNSIGTKEDDTLFTTRTEAHCRRCGGHFGHIFDDGPKPTGKRHCLNGVALTFKPSAA; this is encoded by the coding sequence ATGAAGCGTCGTGACTTTTTATTCACCAGCGCAGCTGCCATTGCTGCGCTTGCAGGGTTTGCAGCTCTGCGCAAGACGGGCATTGGCATGGGGCAGGCCCAGGCATCGGGCTTTGAAATCACCAAAACGGAGGCTGAGTGGAGAGCTATTCTTTCCGAAGCGCAGTTTGCGGTTCTTCGTGAGGAAGATACCGAACGTCCAAACAGCAGCCCTCTCAACACCGAAAAGCGCAAAGGCGTGTTTCATTGTGCCGGTTGCGACCTCGCGGCCTATTCCTCGGAAGTGAAGTTTGATTCAGGGACTGGATGGCCGAGCTTTTGGCAATCGCTTCCCAACTCAATCGGCACTAAGGAAGATGATACGCTTTTCACCACTCGTACAGAGGCACATTGCCGTCGATGCGGCGGACATTTCGGGCACATCTTTGATGATGGTCCCAAGCCCACCGGCAAACGCCATTGCCTGAACGGCGTGGCTCTCACATTCAAACCATCGGCCGCCTGA
- a CDS encoding fasciclin domain-containing protein, translating into MRKFTSTLLAGAIAFSAMAGVAYAKNPMVGGAAMFANKNIIENAVNSKDHTTLVAAVKAAGLVKTLQGKGPFTVLAPTNKAFAALPKGTVETLLKPENKAQLTKILTCHVIPAKAMSAAINKMVMDDGGSHKVKTVGGCVLTLKTKGKKVTVTDETGGVATVTIADVQQSNGVIHVINKVLLPK; encoded by the coding sequence ATGCGCAAATTCACATCCACACTTCTCGCCGGCGCCATCGCATTTTCTGCAATGGCCGGTGTCGCCTACGCCAAAAACCCTATGGTTGGCGGCGCTGCCATGTTCGCAAACAAGAACATCATTGAAAATGCTGTGAACTCCAAGGATCACACCACATTGGTGGCTGCAGTCAAGGCTGCGGGTCTCGTCAAAACCCTTCAGGGCAAAGGACCGTTCACTGTGCTTGCTCCGACCAACAAGGCCTTCGCGGCTCTTCCGAAGGGCACTGTCGAGACCCTGTTGAAGCCCGAAAACAAGGCCCAGTTGACCAAGATCCTCACTTGCCACGTCATTCCTGCAAAGGCGATGTCGGCGGCGATAAACAAGATGGTCATGGATGATGGCGGCTCGCACAAGGTGAAGACGGTGGGTGGCTGCGTTCTGACCCTGAAGACCAAGGGCAAGAAGGTCACTGTGACGGATGAAACCGGTGGCGTTGCAACCGTGACGATTGCCGACGTCCAGCAGTCCAATGGTGTCATCCACGTCATCAACAAGGTACTTCTTCCAAAGTAA
- a CDS encoding sigma-70 family RNA polymerase sigma factor, whose protein sequence is MTPHDITKLIVRVSMKDRGAFDTLYQQTNAKLFGVCLRVLNDRPDAEEALQEVFVKIWTKADRFAISELSPISWLVAVARNHAIDRIRARRQSAANIDTALDIADPSPDPEAMAVAGGENERIYRCLGELEADRAAAVRSAYLAGESYAELAERHGVPLNTMRTWLRRSLMKLRECLER, encoded by the coding sequence ATGACTCCTCATGACATTACCAAGCTGATTGTTCGGGTCTCGATGAAAGATCGAGGGGCCTTCGACACGCTTTACCAGCAAACCAATGCGAAACTATTTGGCGTGTGCCTTCGTGTCTTGAATGATCGCCCAGATGCCGAGGAAGCATTACAGGAAGTGTTCGTAAAAATATGGACAAAGGCCGACAGATTTGCGATTTCCGAATTGAGCCCAATTTCGTGGCTGGTGGCAGTTGCGCGCAATCATGCCATAGATCGCATTCGTGCCCGGCGCCAATCGGCGGCCAACATCGATACCGCGCTGGATATCGCCGATCCGTCTCCGGACCCCGAAGCGATGGCGGTTGCGGGCGGTGAGAATGAGCGTATCTACCGCTGTCTTGGCGAATTGGAAGCCGACCGGGCAGCAGCCGTGCGCAGTGCCTACCTCGCGGGCGAAAGCTATGCAGAACTTGCCGAGCGCCACGGCGTGCCGCTCAACACGATGCGAACCTGGCTGCGCCGCAGCCTGATGAAACTTAGGGAGTGTCTGGAGCGATGA
- the argB gene encoding acetylglutamate kinase — MTDKDIAATAEMQADLLSRALPYMQRYENKTVVVKYGGHAMGDAALGQAFARDIALLKQSGVNPIVVHGGGPQIAAMLARMGIESKFEGGLRVTDAKTVEIVEMVLAGSINKEIVALINAEGEWAIGLCGKDGNMVFAEKAHKVVKDPDSNIERVLDLGFVGEPVEVDRTLLDLLARSEMIPVLAPVAPGRDGHTYNINADTFAGAIAGAVQATRLLFLTDVPGVLDRDKKLIDQLTVAEARSLIADGTVSGGMIPKVETCIEAIERGVEGVVILNGKTPHSVLLELFTEHGAGTLIVP; from the coding sequence ATGACAGACAAAGACATCGCCGCGACCGCCGAAATGCAGGCTGACTTGCTGTCGCGGGCGCTGCCCTACATGCAGCGCTACGAGAACAAGACGGTCGTGGTGAAATATGGCGGCCACGCGATGGGGGATGCAGCCCTTGGTCAGGCCTTTGCCCGTGACATCGCACTTCTCAAGCAGTCTGGCGTCAATCCGATCGTTGTCCATGGCGGCGGCCCGCAGATTGCGGCCATGCTGGCGCGCATGGGTATTGAATCGAAGTTCGAAGGCGGTCTGCGCGTCACCGACGCCAAGACGGTCGAGATTGTCGAGATGGTTCTGGCCGGCTCGATCAACAAGGAGATCGTGGCGCTGATCAATGCCGAGGGAGAATGGGCGATCGGCCTGTGCGGCAAGGACGGCAACATGGTGTTTGCCGAAAAGGCGCACAAGGTCGTCAAGGACCCGGACTCCAACATCGAGCGCGTGCTGGATCTCGGCTTCGTCGGCGAACCTGTCGAGGTCGACCGCACACTGCTCGACCTGCTTGCCCGCTCCGAGATGATTCCGGTGCTGGCGCCTGTGGCACCGGGCCGTGACGGCCACACCTACAACATCAACGCCGACACTTTTGCGGGAGCCATCGCCGGTGCAGTGCAGGCGACGCGGCTCCTGTTCCTCACAGATGTCCCCGGCGTTCTGGACCGGGACAAAAAACTGATCGACCAGCTTACAGTGGCCGAAGCCAGGTCGCTGATCGCCGACGGCACCGTATCTGGCGGCATGATTCCCAAGGTTGAAACCTGCATCGAGGCAATCGAGCGCGGCGTCGAGGGTGTCGTTATCCTCAACGGCAAGACACCGCATTCGGTGCTGCTCGAACTCTTTACCGAGCATGGCGCCGGCACGCTGATCGTGCCGTAG